A genomic region of Halobaculum lipolyticum contains the following coding sequences:
- a CDS encoding PKD domain-containing protein, producing the protein MSTYSGGKRLSVLLVVGLLIAAPAVGSVADIAGAAAGEDQTFAVAQAGSCYEVAPIENAESNVTSFYDYRNPNTTPSADTFSSYGTTRFQEARESALFFYADSDDTSLVVLHGELNGDGAGSTVTYRFDGLPSGEWAVTDDIYRITEEVNGTNVTTEVNDDDWPDDLTASSQQVDWKFSDGRNDGGAFKGFDSLSGTTRIDPGYNEAADDWGDWGFSGSEQYRMTGWTLYGAGEDRTDDEEVAYDLALDRDVFVHAGGCVAQSVAADLTAPGDADPGESVAFDASATVGDGTVAEYAWDVGGDGTVDRVTTTPVTTFSFAERGTYTVEVTATDTYGNAGTASAQVAVGDPGAPRVNVAVTPAEPVVNQSVTLDASGSTDNGTIESYAWDLNGDGTVDANGSTVETSFPTAGTAQVGVTVTDDDGTSTNATVSVPVQPDSPPTAALNATPRVAVGESVAFDASASSDDLGVVEYRWDLDGDGTAERNTSDATLSAPYEAAGEYEPSVTVVDADGGTATAEATVGVGIDAALSASSDTVAVGRSVTLDAGGSTIGGDAVTYEWDPDGDGTYESSGDAATLTHTYDATGSYQPSVRVRDGANVTATASTSVTVEAFANLSAPATALVGQTITLDASGSAIGGGNVTYEWDLDGDGTYEIGPANGTASVTRAYGAAGEYEPSVRVTSDSGTLTDAATVTVSSPSPSVDADSFEFDAGQETTFRGDAGADDDAGVRYSWTFDDGTTRTGRVVSYAYDSPGQYNVTLSVTVGDTVANTTRSVNVTEAPAGGGGGSGGGGGSSGGGGGGGGGGGGGSSGGGGSSGGGGGGGGGGGGGGAPSGGGGGGGGGGGGGGGGGGGGEGGGGGGGQSDLDDAEPSFTDVAANLSGTELVAGDTLVVTASVTNEGDASGTKTIEFEVDGETVDERRVTLGPGERRTVRFRHTFDQPAVYEVRIDGDERYRVGVSAPTPDIGVTELRASATSIGAGDEVTFTAVVRNDGRAAGETTVALSLFDETVAERAVTVGPGEQTEVTFTRRIVSPGEYRASVGDESVTVSVDGEATAGATGSPGAEGTSSTTTPGFGAAAAALALVAAAVALALVGRRTERR; encoded by the coding sequence ATGAGTACGTACTCCGGGGGGAAGCGGCTCAGCGTTCTCCTCGTCGTCGGGCTGTTGATCGCCGCGCCGGCGGTCGGATCGGTCGCCGACATCGCCGGGGCCGCCGCCGGCGAGGATCAGACGTTCGCGGTCGCACAGGCGGGGTCGTGTTACGAAGTGGCCCCGATCGAGAACGCCGAGAGCAACGTCACGTCGTTCTACGACTACCGGAACCCGAACACGACGCCGTCGGCGGACACGTTCAGCTCCTACGGGACGACGCGGTTCCAGGAGGCCCGAGAGAGCGCGCTGTTCTTCTACGCCGACAGCGACGACACGAGCCTCGTCGTCCTCCACGGCGAGTTGAACGGCGACGGCGCGGGCAGCACCGTGACGTACCGGTTCGACGGCCTCCCGTCGGGGGAGTGGGCCGTGACCGACGACATCTACCGGATCACCGAGGAGGTCAACGGGACGAACGTCACGACCGAGGTGAACGACGACGACTGGCCCGACGACCTGACGGCCTCGAGCCAGCAGGTCGACTGGAAGTTCTCAGACGGGCGCAACGACGGGGGCGCGTTCAAGGGGTTCGACTCGCTGAGTGGGACGACCCGGATCGACCCCGGCTACAACGAGGCGGCCGACGACTGGGGCGACTGGGGGTTCTCCGGGTCGGAACAGTACCGGATGACCGGCTGGACGCTGTACGGCGCCGGTGAGGACCGCACCGACGACGAAGAGGTGGCGTACGACCTCGCCCTCGACCGCGACGTGTTCGTCCACGCCGGCGGCTGCGTCGCCCAGTCGGTGGCGGCGGACCTGACGGCGCCGGGCGACGCCGACCCCGGCGAGTCGGTCGCCTTCGACGCGAGCGCGACCGTCGGCGACGGGACGGTCGCCGAGTACGCGTGGGACGTCGGCGGCGACGGCACGGTCGACCGCGTGACGACGACGCCGGTGACGACGTTCTCGTTCGCCGAGCGCGGGACCTACACCGTCGAGGTGACCGCGACCGACACCTACGGCAACGCCGGCACAGCGAGCGCGCAGGTCGCCGTCGGCGACCCGGGCGCCCCGCGCGTGAACGTCGCGGTGACGCCGGCCGAGCCGGTGGTGAACCAGTCGGTGACGCTCGACGCGAGCGGCTCGACGGACAACGGGACGATCGAGTCGTACGCGTGGGACCTCAACGGCGACGGCACCGTCGACGCGAACGGGTCCACCGTCGAGACCAGCTTCCCGACCGCAGGCACCGCGCAGGTCGGGGTCACCGTCACCGACGACGACGGCACGTCGACGAACGCGACGGTTTCGGTGCCGGTACAGCCGGATTCGCCGCCGACGGCGGCGCTGAACGCCACCCCGCGGGTCGCGGTCGGCGAGTCGGTCGCCTTCGACGCGAGCGCGTCGAGCGACGATCTGGGCGTCGTCGAGTACCGGTGGGACCTCGACGGCGACGGGACCGCGGAGCGGAACACCAGCGACGCGACGCTGTCGGCCCCCTACGAAGCCGCCGGCGAGTACGAGCCGTCGGTGACCGTGGTGGACGCCGACGGCGGGACCGCGACCGCCGAGGCGACCGTGGGCGTCGGGATCGACGCCGCCCTCTCCGCCTCCAGCGACACCGTCGCGGTCGGGCGTTCGGTCACCCTCGACGCGGGCGGCTCCACGATCGGCGGCGACGCCGTCACCTACGAGTGGGACCCCGACGGCGACGGGACCTACGAGTCCAGCGGGGACGCGGCGACGCTTACGCACACGTACGACGCCACGGGGTCCTACCAACCGAGTGTCCGCGTGCGCGACGGCGCGAACGTCACCGCCACGGCGTCGACGTCGGTGACGGTCGAGGCGTTCGCGAACCTCTCGGCGCCGGCCACGGCGCTGGTAGGTCAAACGATCACCCTCGACGCGTCGGGGTCGGCGATCGGCGGCGGCAACGTCACCTACGAGTGGGACCTCGACGGCGACGGCACCTACGAGATCGGTCCCGCGAACGGGACCGCCTCGGTCACCCGGGCGTACGGGGCTGCCGGCGAGTACGAGCCGTCGGTGCGCGTCACCAGCGACAGCGGGACCCTGACCGACGCCGCGACGGTGACCGTCTCCTCGCCCAGCCCCTCCGTCGACGCGGACAGCTTCGAGTTCGACGCCGGGCAGGAGACGACGTTCCGCGGCGACGCGGGAGCCGACGACGACGCCGGCGTGCGGTACAGTTGGACGTTCGACGACGGGACGACCCGGACCGGCCGCGTCGTCTCGTACGCGTACGACTCGCCCGGGCAATACAACGTCACCCTGAGCGTGACGGTCGGGGACACCGTCGCCAACACCACGAGATCGGTGAACGTCACCGAGGCGCCGGCCGGCGGCGGTGGCGGAAGCGGTGGTGGCGGTGGCAGTAGCGGCGGCGGTGGCGGCGGTGGCGGCGGTGGTGGCGGTGGCAGTAGTGGCGGCGGTGGCAGTAGCGGCGGCGGTGGCGGCGGAGGCGGCGGTGGCGGTGGTGGAGGTGCACCGTCCGGCGGCGGAGGCGGTGGCGGAGGCGGCGGCGGTGGTGGAGGCGGCGGTGGAGGCGGCGGTGAAGGCGGCGGTGGCGGCGGTGGCCAGTCGGATCTGGACGACGCCGAGCCGAGCTTCACCGACGTCGCGGCGAACCTCAGCGGCACCGAGCTGGTCGCGGGCGACACGCTGGTCGTGACCGCCAGCGTCACGAACGAGGGCGACGCCAGCGGGACGAAGACCATCGAGTTCGAGGTCGACGGGGAGACCGTCGACGAGCGGCGGGTCACGCTCGGGCCGGGCGAGCGGCGGACCGTGCGCTTCAGACACACGTTCGACCAGCCGGCGGTGTACGAGGTCCGGATCGACGGCGACGAGCGGTACCGCGTCGGGGTGTCGGCGCCGACGCCGGACATCGGCGTGACCGAACTCCGCGCCAGCGCCACGAGCATCGGCGCCGGCGACGAGGTGACGTTCACGGCGGTCGTCCGCAACGACGGACGGGCGGCCGGCGAGACGACCGTCGCGCTGTCGCTGTTCGACGAGACGGTGGCGGAGCGCGCCGTCACGGTCGGTCCCGGCGAACAGACGGAGGTGACGTTCACCCGGCGGATCGTCTCCCCCGGGGAGTACCGCGCCAGCGTCGGCGACGAGTCGGTGACCGTCAGCGTCGACGGCGAGGCGACGGCGGGCGCGACCGGGTCGCCGGGCGCCGAGGGGACGTCCTCGACGACCACCCCCGGGTTCGGTGCCGCGGCCGCAGCGCTCGCGCTCGTCGCGGCGGCCGTCGCCCTCGCGCTGGTCGGCCGGCGGACGGAGCGTCGCTGA
- a CDS encoding glycosyltransferase family 2 protein, producing the protein MYRDHTVGVVIPAYNEEPFVRETIVTVPAFVDRIYVIDDASTDDTWTEIQRAVEADRRADSEASRARRSDEFDERVVAIQHEQNRGVGGAIKTGYRRARDDGVAATAVMGGDGQMDPDVLGTLFDPIVDGEADYVKGNRLAGRRDHGDMPGFRFVGNAVLGALTKVASGYWSTGDPQTGYTAISARALREADIDDMYEFYGYCNDLLVKLNVARLRVVDLPIPIVYGDEESHIRYHTYIPRVSWMLLRNFLWRLKVNYVAYDFHPLVVAYAVGAGGVGLAGAGLLATAASVGGATPVVGTLLSATLFLLGVLSMLGGMAMDMRANEHLDEVLLPGRGTPTGEPTRPAREAYTRAPSSNGHRPRVDTEHVVESDGGRSADADAGER; encoded by the coding sequence ATGTATCGAGACCACACAGTCGGGGTCGTGATCCCGGCGTACAACGAGGAACCGTTCGTCCGCGAGACGATCGTCACGGTGCCCGCGTTCGTCGACCGTATCTACGTCATCGACGACGCCTCCACCGACGACACGTGGACGGAGATACAGCGGGCCGTCGAGGCGGACCGCCGGGCCGACTCCGAGGCGTCGCGCGCCCGCCGCAGCGACGAGTTCGACGAGCGCGTCGTCGCCATCCAGCACGAACAGAACCGCGGCGTGGGCGGCGCGATCAAGACCGGCTACCGCCGCGCCCGCGACGACGGCGTCGCCGCGACCGCCGTGATGGGCGGCGACGGACAGATGGACCCCGACGTGCTCGGCACCCTGTTCGACCCCATCGTCGACGGCGAGGCCGACTACGTGAAGGGGAACCGCCTCGCGGGGCGCCGGGACCACGGCGACATGCCGGGGTTCCGCTTCGTCGGCAACGCCGTGCTCGGCGCGCTGACGAAGGTCGCGAGCGGCTACTGGTCGACCGGCGACCCCCAGACCGGCTACACCGCCATCTCCGCGCGCGCGCTCCGGGAGGCCGACATCGACGACATGTACGAGTTCTACGGCTACTGCAACGACCTGCTCGTCAAACTCAACGTCGCCCGCCTGCGCGTCGTCGACCTCCCGATCCCGATCGTGTACGGCGACGAGGAGAGCCACATCCGCTACCACACGTACATCCCGCGGGTGTCGTGGATGCTGCTGCGCAACTTCCTGTGGCGACTGAAGGTGAACTACGTCGCCTACGACTTCCACCCGCTCGTCGTCGCGTACGCGGTCGGCGCCGGCGGTGTCGGACTCGCCGGCGCCGGCCTCCTCGCGACGGCGGCGAGCGTCGGCGGCGCCACCCCGGTCGTGGGGACGCTGCTGTCGGCGACGCTGTTCCTGCTCGGCGTGTTGTCGATGCTCGGGGGGATGGCGATGGACATGCGCGCCAACGAGCACCTCGACGAAGTGCTCCTCCCCGGGCGCGGCACGCCCACGGGCGAGCCGACCCGGCCGGCGCGCGAGGCGTACACCCGGGCGCCCTCCTCCAACGGCCACCGGCCCCGCGTCGACACCGAGCACGTCGTCGAGTCCGACGGCGGGCGGTCGGCCGACGCCGACGCCGGCGAACGGTAG
- the glmM gene encoding phosphoglucosamine mutase, with protein MFGTSGIRGVVGEEVTGTVALGVGRAVASEGARRVVVGRDPRDTGRALVDALTAGLRECGADVVSLGEVPTPTVARAVEWYGADAGVSVTASHNPAADNGLKLWTGDGAAYVGSAQDAIARRVREEEYELVPWDGYGNCMRSRRARGRHVDAVVDAVGGAAAGDLDLDVVLDVGNGSGRITADILRRLGCRVLTLAAEPDGTFPSRPSEPTAEHCGTLRRVVAATDADLGIAHDGDADRMRAATADGEFLSGDTLLALFARDVADRGDRVAVPIDTSIAVDTTLEAIGASTVHTKVGDGHVAERTRESDVVFGGEPSGAWIWPDRARCPDGPLAAATLAELVARRGSLADLAAEIETVPLRRTNVETDAKREVVAHVAERVRDRYTNVTDIDGVRVDVDAGWFLVRASGTQPIVRVTAEAGVESEMESLFETAVELVEEARAAVAAPASD; from the coding sequence ATGTTCGGAACGAGCGGCATCCGCGGAGTCGTGGGGGAGGAGGTCACCGGCACCGTCGCGCTCGGCGTCGGCCGCGCGGTCGCCTCCGAGGGCGCCCGGCGCGTCGTCGTCGGCCGCGACCCCCGCGACACCGGTCGCGCGCTGGTCGACGCGCTGACGGCGGGGCTGCGCGAGTGCGGCGCCGACGTCGTCTCGCTGGGGGAGGTGCCGACGCCGACGGTCGCGCGCGCCGTCGAGTGGTACGGCGCCGACGCGGGCGTCTCCGTCACCGCCTCGCACAACCCCGCCGCCGACAACGGACTCAAACTGTGGACCGGCGACGGCGCCGCCTACGTCGGCAGCGCCCAGGACGCGATCGCCCGACGCGTCCGCGAGGAGGAGTACGAGTTGGTCCCGTGGGACGGGTACGGCAACTGTATGCGGAGCCGTCGCGCGCGCGGTCGCCACGTCGACGCGGTCGTCGACGCCGTCGGCGGGGCGGCCGCCGGCGACCTCGACCTCGACGTCGTGCTCGACGTGGGCAACGGGAGCGGCCGGATCACCGCCGACATCCTCCGCCGGCTCGGCTGTCGAGTCCTCACTCTCGCCGCCGAGCCGGACGGCACGTTCCCCAGCCGCCCCAGCGAGCCGACCGCGGAGCACTGCGGGACGCTCCGGCGCGTCGTCGCCGCCACGGACGCGGACCTCGGCATCGCCCACGACGGCGACGCCGACCGGATGCGGGCGGCGACCGCCGACGGCGAGTTCCTCTCTGGAGACACGCTGTTGGCGCTGTTCGCGCGCGACGTGGCCGACCGCGGCGACCGCGTCGCCGTCCCGATCGACACGAGCATCGCCGTCGACACCACGCTGGAAGCGATCGGCGCCTCGACGGTCCACACGAAGGTCGGCGACGGCCACGTCGCCGAACGCACCCGCGAGAGCGACGTCGTGTTCGGCGGTGAGCCGAGCGGCGCGTGGATCTGGCCCGACCGCGCGCGCTGTCCGGACGGCCCGCTCGCGGCCGCGACGCTCGCGGAGTTGGTCGCCCGCCGCGGCTCGCTCGCCGACCTCGCCGCCGAGATCGAGACGGTCCCCCTCCGCCGGACCAACGTCGAGACGGACGCGAAACGGGAGGTGGTCGCCCACGTCGCCGAGCGGGTGCGCGACCGCTACACCAACGTCACCGACATCGACGGCGTCCGCGTCGACGTCGACGCCGGCTGGTTCCTCGTACGCGCCAGCGGCACCCAACCGATCGTGCGCGTCACCGCCGAGGCGGGCGTCGAGTCCGAGATGGAGTCGCTGTTCGAGACGGCGGTCGAACTGGTCGAGGAGGCGCGGGCGGCCGTCGCGGCGCCCGCCAGCGACTGA
- a CDS encoding sugar phosphate nucleotidyltransferase → MHAVILAAGRGTRMRPLSRITPKPMLPVGDRPLVAHVADAAVTAGADELVFVVAAGSDHLGDHFGDSYRGVPVSYAVQDPPAGTADAVRCALDYVDGRFAVLNGDNLFEATAVARLFDEDAAILAHRVDDPREYGVLSTDDGAVTGIVEKPDDPPTDLANAGGYVFPASLRDAFDVDRSERGEYEITDAVETMIDRFDVAAVETPRWLDVARPADFVRANELVLAAGEALSVGEQFDDDVVVGRGARVAADATLDGPVAVGAGAVVEADAEISGPTVVGAGAVVGAGAEVSRSMLFPGARVGSTAVLDGVVLGPRCDLSSGACVLGADRPESTTSVVASGDALDSPLAY, encoded by the coding sequence ATGCACGCTGTGATACTGGCGGCCGGACGCGGAACACGGATGCGGCCGCTCTCGCGGATCACGCCCAAGCCGATGCTCCCCGTGGGGGACCGACCGCTGGTCGCCCACGTCGCCGACGCGGCCGTGACGGCCGGCGCGGACGAACTGGTGTTCGTCGTCGCCGCAGGCAGCGACCACCTCGGCGACCACTTCGGCGACAGCTACCGCGGGGTGCCCGTGTCGTACGCCGTCCAGGACCCGCCGGCGGGCACCGCCGACGCGGTCCGCTGTGCCCTCGACTACGTGGACGGCCGCTTCGCCGTGCTCAACGGCGACAACCTCTTCGAGGCGACCGCGGTCGCCCGCCTGTTCGACGAGGACGCCGCGATCCTCGCCCACCGCGTCGACGACCCCCGCGAGTACGGCGTCCTCTCGACCGACGACGGAGCCGTCACCGGGATCGTCGAGAAGCCGGACGACCCGCCGACGGATCTGGCCAACGCCGGCGGCTACGTGTTCCCCGCGTCGCTGCGGGACGCCTTCGACGTCGACCGCAGCGAGCGGGGGGAGTACGAGATCACCGACGCCGTCGAGACGATGATCGACCGCTTCGACGTGGCCGCCGTGGAGACGCCCCGCTGGCTCGACGTGGCCCGGCCGGCCGACTTCGTCCGCGCGAACGAACTCGTGTTGGCGGCCGGGGAGGCGCTGTCGGTCGGCGAGCAGTTCGACGACGACGTCGTCGTCGGGCGCGGCGCGCGCGTCGCCGCCGACGCCACGCTCGACGGGCCGGTGGCAGTCGGGGCGGGCGCGGTCGTCGAAGCCGACGCGGAGATCAGCGGCCCGACCGTCGTCGGCGCCGGCGCGGTCGTCGGCGCCGGCGCGGAGGTGTCGCGCTCGATGCTGTTCCCGGGTGCCCGTGTCGGGTCGACGGCCGTCCTCGACGGCGTCGTCCTCGGCCCGCGCTGTGACCTGTCCTCGGGGGCGTGCGTCCTCGGCGCCGACCGGCCCGAGTCCACCACGTCCGTCGTCGCCTCCGGGGACGCGCTCGACTCCCCGCTCGCGTACTGA
- a CDS encoding DUF7344 domain-containing protein, whose protein sequence is MTIDTTAGDTIGTDRETEADAPEEPRELPLDLTFEILKNQRRRLVLDHLRSVDGETTIGELAEHIAAIENDCDVQALGAQQRKRVYIGLYQCHLPKMDDAGVVDFNQSRGRVELRREAEQLFEYLSDDEEEEDETTEETDAGSADPVPYAAATVGIGALFGLSQFLGYYLLASGLVFAFLVTTLYLGRRGLFDR, encoded by the coding sequence GTGACAATCGACACCACGGCAGGAGACACCATCGGGACCGACCGGGAGACCGAGGCGGACGCCCCCGAGGAACCGCGGGAGTTGCCGCTCGATCTGACGTTCGAGATCCTGAAGAACCAACGGCGACGGCTCGTCCTCGACCACCTGCGGTCGGTCGACGGCGAGACCACCATCGGCGAACTGGCCGAACACATCGCCGCGATCGAGAACGACTGCGACGTGCAGGCGTTGGGCGCCCAACAGCGCAAACGCGTGTACATCGGCCTGTACCAGTGTCACCTGCCGAAGATGGACGACGCCGGCGTGGTCGACTTCAACCAGAGTCGCGGCCGCGTCGAACTCCGACGGGAGGCCGAACAGCTGTTCGAGTATCTGAGCGACGACGAGGAGGAGGAGGATGAGACCACCGAGGAGACGGACGCCGGATCGGCCGATCCCGTGCCGTACGCCGCCGCGACCGTCGGCATCGGCGCGCTGTTCGGTCTCAGCCAGTTCCTGGGCTACTACCTGCTCGCGAGCGGGCTGGTGTTCGCCTTCCTCGTGACGACGCTGTATCTCGGCCGCCGGGGGCTGTTCGACCGATAG
- a CDS encoding glucose-1-phosphate thymidylyltransferase, whose translation MLGVLSAGSGTRTAYAPSTEGALVEVAGAPAAERAVESLLAAGADDVVVDGASAAVAALLADRFPESVRDGADDADDAHPTHDRVVWLPTTAVVDPGALAAAARDAPAVLCRPSEPLAPIDGPEPRPVALPSDAFDGRPPSAAPAVAGALAAEDALRRLERDHVADVRRPWEYLDATEWCLAGTDGGDGVGFPGIDSATDGDVHPDAELSGPVVVPAGATVRSGAVIDGPVALAPGATVGPNCYVRANSFISNDTKIGAAVEIKNSVIMSGAKVPHQSYVGDSVVGPRANVGAGSIVANLRHDDAAVTLSHAGGRVSTGRRKFGTVIGADAKLGIGTRLNVGTVVDPGATTAPGEVVRRDKRRGDR comes from the coding sequence ATGCTAGGGGTACTCTCTGCGGGGTCCGGGACACGAACCGCGTACGCGCCGTCGACGGAGGGGGCGCTCGTCGAGGTCGCGGGCGCGCCGGCGGCCGAGCGGGCCGTCGAGTCGCTGCTCGCGGCCGGCGCCGACGACGTCGTCGTCGACGGCGCGTCGGCGGCGGTGGCGGCCCTGCTCGCGGACCGGTTCCCCGAGTCGGTGCGCGACGGCGCGGACGACGCGGACGACGCGCACCCGACCCACGACCGCGTGGTGTGGCTCCCGACGACGGCCGTCGTCGATCCGGGTGCCCTCGCGGCTGCGGCCCGCGACGCACCGGCCGTCCTGTGTCGCCCGTCGGAGCCGCTCGCGCCGATCGACGGCCCGGAACCGCGTCCGGTCGCGCTGCCGTCCGACGCGTTCGACGGCCGGCCGCCGAGCGCGGCGCCGGCGGTCGCCGGGGCGCTCGCGGCCGAGGACGCGCTCCGGCGCCTCGAGCGCGACCACGTCGCGGACGTGCGGCGTCCCTGGGAGTACCTCGACGCGACCGAGTGGTGTCTGGCAGGGACCGACGGCGGCGACGGCGTCGGGTTCCCCGGGATCGACTCGGCCACCGACGGCGACGTCCACCCCGACGCCGAGCTGTCGGGACCAGTCGTCGTCCCGGCGGGCGCGACCGTCCGTTCGGGAGCGGTGATCGACGGTCCCGTCGCCCTCGCGCCGGGTGCCACGGTCGGCCCGAACTGCTACGTTCGGGCGAATAGCTTTATTTCCAATGACACAAAGATAGGGGCAGCTGTGGAAATCAAGAACAGTGTGATCATGTCAGGGGCGAAGGTCCCCCACCAGAGCTACGTGGGGGACAGCGTCGTCGGGCCGCGCGCGAACGTCGGCGCGGGATCGATCGTCGCGAACCTTCGCCACGACGACGCAGCGGTCACGCTGTCCCACGCGGGAGGGCGCGTCTCCACCGGCCGACGGAAGTTCGGCACGGTGATCGGGGCGGACGCGAAACTGGGGATCGGAACGCGGCTGAACGTAGGAACCGTCGTCGACCCGGGCGCGACGACCGCCCCGGGCGAGGTGGTCCGGAGGGACAAGCGACGGGGGGACCGGTAG
- the glmS gene encoding glutamine--fructose-6-phosphate transaminase (isomerizing), with protein sequence MCGITACVADGDVVDTVLTGLKNLEYRGYDSAGVATLNGEGVRVHKREGGIDEMVADADGLDLGGQFGLGHTRWSTHGAPTDENAHPHTDCTGTVAVVHNGIIENYADLRAELSAAGHLFTSETDTEVVPHLIEDGLAAGLDAEAAFRRAIDRLEGSYAIAVVVDGTDAVFATRRGSPLVLGVDGDRRFLASDVPSFLEFTSRVVYLEDGDVVRLTPGDHEITDADGDPISRQIDTVEWGSEDAERDGFDHYMLKEIHEQPAALERAINGRITDDNRVHLEEFPPGSFADVGEVHFLSCGTSNHASVYAQQMLRDRGVPAYAFTAGEYATTPAPVSDDTLVVAVTQSGETADTLASLRSANERGARTLAVTNVVGSTAAREADDALFIRAGPEIGVAATKTFSSQVVVLALLVERIVEDVTGEPSAEAEALLSAMRELPSQVDSVVRESTAASLANRYAERAGTFFIGRGVAYPVACEGALKFKEISYEHAEGFAAGELKHGPLALVTPDTPVIGVFSGKHDTKTLNNVEEVRSRGAPVIGVAAETSDHVAGAVDEFLPVPETHPDLSGVLANVQLQLVSYHVADLLDRSIDKPRNLAKSVTVE encoded by the coding sequence ATGTGCGGGATCACCGCCTGTGTCGCCGACGGCGACGTGGTCGACACCGTGCTTACCGGGCTGAAGAACCTGGAGTACCGCGGCTACGACTCCGCCGGCGTCGCCACGCTGAACGGCGAGGGCGTGCGGGTCCACAAGCGTGAGGGCGGCATCGACGAGATGGTCGCCGACGCCGACGGGCTGGATCTGGGCGGCCAGTTCGGACTCGGTCACACCCGCTGGAGCACCCACGGGGCGCCGACCGACGAGAACGCCCACCCACACACCGACTGCACCGGGACGGTCGCGGTCGTCCACAACGGGATCATCGAGAACTACGCCGACCTCCGCGCGGAGCTGTCGGCCGCGGGCCACCTGTTCACCAGCGAGACGGACACCGAGGTCGTCCCCCACCTCATCGAGGACGGGCTGGCGGCCGGACTCGACGCCGAGGCGGCGTTCCGCCGGGCGATCGATCGGCTGGAGGGGAGCTACGCCATCGCCGTCGTCGTCGACGGCACCGACGCCGTCTTCGCGACCCGTCGGGGGTCGCCGCTCGTGCTCGGCGTCGACGGCGACCGCCGGTTCCTCGCGAGCGACGTCCCGTCGTTCCTGGAGTTCACCTCGCGCGTGGTGTACCTCGAGGACGGCGACGTCGTCCGCCTGACGCCGGGCGACCACGAGATCACGGACGCCGACGGCGACCCCATCTCCCGACAGATCGACACCGTCGAGTGGGGATCCGAGGACGCCGAACGCGACGGATTCGACCACTACATGCTCAAAGAGATCCACGAACAACCGGCCGCCCTCGAACGGGCGATCAACGGCCGGATCACCGACGACAACCGCGTCCACCTCGAGGAGTTCCCTCCGGGGTCGTTCGCGGACGTCGGCGAGGTCCACTTCCTGTCGTGCGGCACGTCGAACCACGCGTCGGTCTACGCCCAGCAGATGCTCCGCGACCGGGGCGTGCCGGCGTACGCGTTCACCGCCGGCGAGTACGCGACGACGCCCGCGCCGGTCTCCGACGACACGCTCGTCGTCGCCGTCACCCAGAGCGGGGAGACGGCGGACACGCTGGCGTCGCTGCGCAGCGCGAACGAACGCGGCGCGCGGACGCTCGCTGTGACGAACGTCGTCGGCTCGACGGCGGCCCGCGAGGCCGACGACGCACTGTTCATCCGTGCGGGACCGGAGATCGGCGTCGCCGCGACGAAGACGTTCTCCTCGCAGGTGGTCGTGTTGGCCCTGCTGGTCGAGCGGATCGTCGAGGACGTGACCGGCGAGCCGAGCGCGGAGGCCGAGGCGCTGCTGTCGGCGATGCGCGAGCTCCCGTCGCAGGTGGACAGCGTCGTCCGGGAGTCGACGGCGGCGTCGCTGGCGAACCGCTACGCCGAGCGCGCCGGCACGTTCTTCATCGGGCGCGGCGTCGCGTACCCGGTCGCGTGCGAGGGGGCGCTGAAGTTCAAAGAGATCTCCTACGAGCACGCCGAGGGGTTCGCCGCCGGCGAGCTGAAACACGGTCCCCTCGCGCTCGTGACGCCCGACACTCCGGTGATCGGCGTGTTCTCGGGCAAACACGACACCAAGACGCTCAACAACGTCGAGGAGGTCCGCTCGCGCGGCGCGCCGGTCATCGGCGTCGCCGCCGAGACCAGCGACCACGTCGCCGGCGCCGTCGACGAGTTCCTCCCCGTTCCGGAGACGCACCCGGACCTGTCGGGGGTGCTCGCGAACGTGCAGCTCCAGCTCGTCTCTTACCACGTCGCCGACCTGCTGGACCGCTCGATAGACAAACCGCGGAACCTGGCAAAGAGCGTGACGGTAGAGTGA